One window from the genome of Leucobacter aridicollis encodes:
- the deoC gene encoding deoxyribose-phosphate aldolase — protein MTHQALTPEHFLANADHTLLAPPTTAAELEVFLDDAAALGVKRVCVSPSLLPVDKRGLEIVTVVGFPSGVHKAEVKAFEAAQAITDGADEVDMVVNPGLVHAADWDGVEAEIRAVREASVGKILKVIIESASLTDDQIVGCCKASEAAGADFVKTSTGFNAAGGASVHAVKLMADTVDGRLGVKASGGIRDAETARELWAAGATRFGVSATGAVVAGWNSSETATGAGY, from the coding sequence ATGACTCACCAGGCTCTCACCCCTGAACACTTTCTCGCGAACGCTGACCACACGCTCCTCGCGCCCCCGACGACCGCAGCCGAGCTCGAGGTTTTCCTCGACGACGCAGCGGCGCTTGGCGTAAAGCGCGTCTGTGTCAGCCCCTCCTTGCTGCCAGTTGATAAGCGCGGCCTCGAGATCGTGACGGTTGTCGGGTTCCCGTCGGGAGTCCACAAGGCCGAGGTGAAAGCATTTGAGGCGGCCCAGGCAATCACTGACGGTGCAGACGAGGTCGACATGGTTGTGAACCCGGGGCTCGTGCACGCCGCCGACTGGGACGGCGTCGAAGCAGAGATTCGCGCGGTGCGCGAGGCGAGCGTCGGCAAGATCCTGAAGGTCATCATCGAGAGCGCATCGCTTACAGACGATCAGATCGTTGGCTGCTGCAAGGCATCCGAGGCTGCGGGCGCCGACTTCGTGAAGACCTCTACCGGATTCAACGCGGCTGGCGGGGCGAGCGTTCACGCTGTGAAGCTCATGGCCGACACTGTCGACGGTCGGCTCGGGGTGAAGGCTTCGGGCGGAATCCGTGACGCTGAGACCGCGCGCGAGCTGTGGGCTGCCGGGGCGACGCGTTTCGGCGTCTCGGCGACAGGCGCAGTCGTTGCTGGCTGGAACTCGTCTGAGACGGCGACCGGGGCGGGCTACTAG
- a CDS encoding GNAT family N-acetyltransferase, whose translation MTVEIRERRGPAVEAHAEIEHAADDLFRAHFGLLPWNEDAPEHAPHGYVERVFDAVDGATLVGFAKVIVAGEYLHLEQLSVSPDHSRRGIGGRLVDTVLSAAWAEGFQAVSLRTFAEVPWNAPFYERHGFHVVDAVDTEFHAGLAGTEESLGLMEHGARVHMLAQRA comes from the coding sequence GTGACGGTAGAGATCCGTGAGCGTCGCGGGCCTGCAGTGGAGGCGCACGCCGAAATCGAGCATGCAGCCGACGATCTATTCCGCGCGCACTTCGGCCTGCTCCCGTGGAACGAGGATGCGCCCGAGCATGCGCCGCACGGCTACGTCGAGCGCGTGTTCGACGCCGTTGACGGTGCGACGCTCGTCGGCTTCGCCAAGGTAATCGTCGCGGGAGAGTACCTCCACCTCGAACAGCTGTCAGTCTCGCCCGACCACTCCAGGCGCGGCATCGGCGGCAGGCTCGTCGATACTGTGCTGTCGGCTGCGTGGGCCGAGGGCTTTCAAGCGGTTTCGCTCCGCACGTTCGCGGAGGTCCCCTGGAATGCCCCGTTCTACGAGCGGCACGGGTTCCATGTCGTCGACGCCGTCGATACCGAGTTTCATGCGGGGCTCGCCGGCACCGAAGAGAGTCTCGGGCTCATGGAGCACGGCGCACGCGTGCATATGCTCGCGCAGCGGGCGTAG
- a CDS encoding IclR family transcriptional regulator, with amino-acid sequence MHGTSQHDDGYLLRPQTASQKTLAVLEAALLNTRFTDIVDAAELPKSTVHRILAMLIGSGFISGDAEHGYRAGRRFTFLAGRTLAELDIIALAEPIVADLVASTQCTVHIGEAASEEVSYLFGAESQRPYRVHSRAGRSAWLHSTGLGKALLAHRTEEEVQSYAERTGLPAQTDSTLTEVDALLQDLEQIAERGYALDLEEHEVGTVCVSAPIFNHRGEPAYSLSISSLVVTHPDDSIERFGPSAIAAAADISELLGARR; translated from the coding sequence ATGCACGGCACTAGCCAGCACGATGACGGGTACCTACTGCGGCCGCAAACGGCGAGCCAGAAAACGCTCGCAGTACTCGAAGCAGCCTTACTCAACACCAGGTTTACCGACATCGTCGACGCTGCCGAGCTCCCCAAGTCCACGGTGCACCGCATCCTCGCAATGCTCATCGGTTCGGGCTTCATCTCAGGCGATGCAGAGCACGGTTACCGCGCGGGAAGACGCTTCACGTTCCTCGCAGGGCGTACCCTCGCCGAGCTCGACATCATCGCGCTCGCCGAACCCATTGTCGCCGACCTCGTCGCATCGACCCAGTGCACAGTACACATCGGCGAAGCCGCATCCGAGGAGGTGTCATACCTGTTCGGCGCTGAGTCCCAACGCCCATACCGAGTGCACTCACGTGCGGGCAGGTCGGCCTGGCTGCACAGCACAGGACTCGGCAAGGCGCTGCTCGCGCACCGCACAGAAGAAGAGGTGCAGAGCTACGCCGAGCGCACCGGGCTGCCGGCACAGACCGACTCAACGCTGACAGAGGTCGACGCGCTTCTGCAGGACCTCGAACAGATTGCTGAGCGCGGCTACGCGCTCGACCTTGAGGAGCACGAGGTCGGCACAGTCTGCGTTTCGGCCCCAATCTTCAACCACCGCGGCGAACCGGCCTACAGCCTGTCGATATCATCTCTCGTCGTCACGCACCCCGACGACTCGATCGAACGATTCGGCCCGAGCGCCATCGCGGCTGCTGCCGACATCTCGGAGTTGCTCGGGGCGCGACGCTAG
- a CDS encoding GntR family transcriptional regulator, translated as MTSFAFEVDPASATPPFRQLHDAVVSAVTHGQLAPGSRLPTVRGLAAELGLAANTVASAYRALEEAGIVEGRGRAGTFVALGDDPIEASARQIAIRAAQELSALGVDRAQALALIGDAFDAV; from the coding sequence ATGACGAGCTTTGCCTTTGAGGTTGACCCGGCGTCTGCGACTCCCCCGTTCAGACAGCTGCACGACGCGGTTGTCAGCGCAGTCACACACGGCCAGCTCGCGCCGGGGTCACGGCTGCCGACAGTGCGCGGGCTCGCCGCCGAACTCGGGCTCGCCGCGAACACAGTCGCCTCCGCATACAGGGCGCTCGAGGAGGCAGGAATCGTCGAGGGCCGTGGACGGGCAGGCACATTCGTGGCCCTTGGCGACGACCCCATCGAGGCGAGCGCGCGCCAGATTGCCATCCGCGCCGCACAGGAGCTCTCCGCACTGGGTGTGGATCGGGCCCAAGCGCTCGCCCTCATCGGCGACGCATTCGACGCGGTGTAG
- a CDS encoding APC family permease, giving the protein MSQSTTQKADAGLREGVMSGPELAAQAIASIAPSAVIAFTAASIFLGAGSGTMFAFVLATIVILCVGYIISMFAKRHASAGSLYTYVAQGLGPAGAFAAGVALLIGSWGIAAGSLGGAVSYMSDLLVIFGFESAGSTPWLIALAVVIGGGATFFTIRGIRISARISLVLELLSVAIILVLLVTALIVLGDAAWDPTQFSFEGVPFQGVAAGMVLGILGFVGFSSADALGREAKDPKKAIPRAIMWSAVAVGVLYVFSAYTQIAVLGDELGEVASPLQAVAEKVNMPGWFTPILVFGVAASFFAVVVAPLNVVGRIIYVMGKEGMVPERFGRTHETHLTPHRVLLIAGPAAIVLDIILLLAGTHPMDITVWVDTYGTYGYMVAYSLVAIAGVVYTTREGMKNGMIWVTATVAVLAMAYVFVANVYPVPAFPLNVIPYLFVITMLAAFSRYWWIKAKRPAVLERVGKTHVEEMAGIG; this is encoded by the coding sequence ATGTCTCAGTCCACCACCCAGAAGGCCGACGCAGGCCTTCGCGAAGGGGTCATGTCTGGCCCCGAACTCGCGGCCCAGGCCATCGCGAGCATCGCGCCGAGCGCGGTCATCGCGTTCACCGCAGCGTCAATCTTCCTCGGCGCTGGCAGCGGCACCATGTTCGCCTTCGTGCTCGCCACGATCGTCATCCTGTGTGTCGGCTACATCATCAGCATGTTCGCAAAGCGTCACGCTTCGGCGGGCTCGCTCTACACCTATGTCGCGCAGGGCCTCGGCCCGGCCGGCGCCTTCGCCGCTGGCGTCGCGCTCCTCATCGGCTCATGGGGTATCGCGGCAGGCTCGCTCGGCGGCGCCGTCTCGTACATGTCCGACCTGCTTGTGATCTTCGGCTTCGAGTCAGCAGGCTCGACGCCGTGGCTCATCGCCCTCGCCGTCGTCATCGGCGGCGGCGCGACCTTCTTCACGATCCGCGGCATCCGCATCTCGGCGCGCATTTCGCTCGTGCTCGAGCTGCTGTCGGTTGCGATCATCCTCGTACTGCTCGTGACCGCACTCATCGTGCTCGGCGACGCCGCGTGGGACCCGACCCAGTTCTCGTTCGAGGGCGTACCGTTCCAGGGCGTCGCTGCAGGCATGGTGCTCGGTATCCTCGGCTTCGTCGGATTCTCCTCCGCTGACGCTCTCGGGCGTGAGGCGAAGGACCCCAAGAAGGCTATCCCCCGCGCAATCATGTGGAGCGCGGTCGCAGTTGGCGTGCTCTACGTGTTCTCCGCCTACACGCAGATCGCAGTGCTCGGCGATGAGCTTGGCGAGGTCGCGAGCCCGCTCCAGGCGGTCGCAGAGAAGGTCAACATGCCTGGCTGGTTCACCCCGATCCTTGTGTTCGGCGTTGCCGCGTCGTTCTTCGCCGTCGTCGTCGCGCCGCTCAACGTCGTTGGTCGCATCATCTACGTGATGGGCAAGGAGGGCATGGTGCCCGAGCGCTTCGGCCGCACCCACGAGACCCACCTCACCCCGCACCGCGTGCTGCTCATCGCAGGCCCCGCCGCGATCGTGCTCGACATCATCCTGCTGCTCGCCGGAACGCACCCCATGGATATCACCGTCTGGGTCGACACCTACGGCACCTACGGCTACATGGTCGCGTACTCGCTCGTCGCGATCGCAGGCGTCGTCTACACGACCCGCGAGGGCATGAAGAACGGCATGATTTGGGTCACCGCGACCGTCGCGGTGCTCGCAATGGCCTACGTCTTCGTGGCGAACGTCTACCCCGTGCCGGCGTTCCCGCTCAACGTGATTCCATACCTCTTTGTGATCACGATGCTCGCCGCGTTCTCGCGCTACTGGTGGATCAAGGCCAAGCGCCCCGCGGTGCTCGAGCGCGTCGGCAAGACCCACGTCGAGGAGATGGCAGGCATCGGCTAA
- a CDS encoding alcohol dehydrogenase catalytic domain-containing protein, giving the protein MKAVVFREPNTRVAVADVTLAPPKAGEVRVKIAAAGVCHSDLHVKRGEWEAPAPMVMGHEGSGIVVELGEGVTSLAVGDHVVLSWVPPCGECRYCLQGHEARCQKVAQVINAKGSLFDGTSRLSIEGEAGEAEPLHHYLGVSSFAEEVVVPASGAIKVRDDAPLDVIAVVGCAVATGVGAVMNTAAVEPGSTVAVIGCGGVGLNVVQGAKLAGAERIIAIDVVADKTAMAMQFGATDRIDASEGNAVEQLFELLPDGVDYAFDAIGRTVTTEQAIQMLGLGGAAVIVGLPPTGAKASFEPLVLAEADQRILGSNYGSVRPSIDIPALVDRYMDGQLKLDPLISGRRSLDEAADALDDLASGGVLRTLLIP; this is encoded by the coding sequence ATGAAAGCAGTCGTCTTTCGCGAGCCAAACACCCGCGTCGCCGTCGCCGACGTCACACTCGCGCCGCCGAAAGCAGGCGAGGTCCGCGTGAAGATTGCGGCGGCGGGAGTCTGCCACTCCGACCTGCACGTGAAGCGCGGCGAGTGGGAAGCCCCCGCGCCCATGGTCATGGGTCACGAAGGCTCTGGCATCGTCGTCGAGCTCGGCGAGGGCGTCACCTCGCTCGCTGTGGGCGACCACGTCGTGCTCAGCTGGGTTCCGCCGTGCGGCGAGTGCCGCTACTGCCTCCAGGGACACGAAGCGCGCTGCCAGAAGGTCGCCCAGGTCATCAACGCGAAGGGATCACTGTTCGACGGCACCTCGCGCCTGAGCATCGAGGGCGAAGCGGGAGAGGCAGAGCCGCTGCACCACTACCTCGGCGTCTCGTCGTTCGCTGAGGAAGTCGTTGTGCCAGCCTCCGGCGCAATCAAGGTTCGCGACGACGCTCCCCTCGACGTGATCGCAGTGGTCGGCTGCGCGGTCGCAACCGGCGTCGGCGCAGTCATGAACACCGCTGCAGTAGAGCCCGGATCGACAGTAGCCGTGATCGGCTGCGGCGGCGTCGGGCTCAACGTCGTGCAGGGCGCCAAGCTCGCCGGCGCAGAACGCATCATCGCGATCGACGTCGTCGCAGACAAGACAGCCATGGCCATGCAGTTCGGCGCGACCGACCGGATCGACGCGTCAGAGGGCAACGCAGTGGAGCAGCTCTTCGAGCTCCTCCCCGACGGCGTCGACTACGCGTTCGACGCGATCGGCCGCACTGTCACGACCGAGCAGGCGATTCAGATGCTCGGCCTCGGCGGTGCTGCTGTGATCGTTGGCCTGCCGCCCACCGGCGCCAAGGCTTCGTTCGAGCCGCTCGTGCTCGCGGAAGCAGACCAGCGCATCCTCGGATCGAACTACGGCTCGGTGCGCCCGTCAATCGACATCCCCGCGCTTGTGGACCGCTACATGGACGGACAGCTGAAGCTCGATCCGCTCATCTCGGGCCGCCGCTCGCTCGACGAGGCTGCTGACGCGCTCGACGACCTCGCTTCAGGCGGCGTGCTCCGCACGCTCCTCATCCCGTAA
- a CDS encoding PucR family transcriptional regulator, whose translation MSFDLRTVTRVVGGTYVDNGMSDYTPCEGLARVGEYVVVASAELATLVTGTVAELDARFAQGSEAAAVTSRAVFVSHEDTPRLRKVLAAHGMSAVLGASSSGDALHYRLAALHADDLAATDRLVASGTRVLTQVARRGGATAVMAELAHRIDGWAVLLDAHGQLIASAGAGRLHLDDAKAVALGRPVRVRHPGLQTHQVGSDLDFTGYLVVASRSSATSRIRDLASQAAALFDLVLRTRDPSVTEHLGREALLEILHAGGNPATQLLRKWGVREIELTAFVLGTRTRTVDLERLVERWLDELGVEHIFVGDPGLVRGFVAEHHVGDLVALADGFEPLGATSLHLGVGAAAPIDALGRSAVQARQAFDAAFDAGIGAQRYAELPTVDFVLDVISEDHRTQLGGVLDELRDARGEHGELLETLLVFLSENGAHRASAARLGIHRQTLVSRIHRVEELTGLSMSRPDDRAAAWLALRALGHEAFTQ comes from the coding sequence ATGAGTTTTGACCTGCGAACTGTCACCCGGGTCGTCGGCGGCACATATGTCGACAATGGGATGAGCGACTACACGCCATGCGAGGGTCTCGCGCGGGTCGGCGAGTACGTTGTTGTGGCGAGTGCCGAACTCGCGACCCTCGTCACCGGAACCGTCGCTGAGCTCGACGCCAGGTTCGCGCAGGGAAGCGAGGCTGCGGCAGTGACCTCGCGTGCCGTGTTTGTGAGCCACGAAGACACGCCTCGCCTGCGAAAGGTGCTCGCTGCGCATGGCATGAGCGCCGTGCTCGGGGCATCCTCGTCTGGCGACGCATTGCACTACCGGCTCGCAGCGCTGCACGCCGACGATCTCGCCGCAACTGACCGACTCGTCGCGTCGGGAACACGCGTGCTCACGCAGGTCGCGAGACGGGGCGGCGCGACTGCGGTGATGGCTGAGCTCGCCCACAGGATCGACGGCTGGGCCGTGCTGCTCGACGCCCACGGTCAGCTCATCGCGAGCGCCGGTGCGGGGAGGCTCCACCTCGACGATGCGAAGGCCGTCGCGCTCGGACGGCCCGTGCGTGTGCGGCACCCGGGCCTCCAGACCCACCAGGTCGGATCGGATCTCGACTTCACCGGGTATCTCGTTGTCGCATCCAGGTCAAGCGCGACGAGCCGCATCCGCGACCTCGCCTCGCAGGCCGCCGCACTGTTTGACCTGGTGCTGCGTACCCGCGACCCCTCCGTCACCGAGCATCTCGGGCGAGAGGCGCTCCTCGAGATCTTGCACGCAGGGGGAAACCCTGCAACCCAGCTCCTGCGCAAGTGGGGAGTGCGTGAGATCGAGCTCACCGCGTTCGTACTCGGGACGCGAACGCGCACGGTCGACCTCGAACGGCTCGTCGAGCGTTGGCTCGACGAGCTCGGCGTTGAGCATATCTTCGTTGGCGACCCCGGCCTCGTGCGCGGATTCGTTGCGGAGCACCACGTCGGTGACCTTGTCGCGCTTGCTGACGGCTTCGAGCCGCTCGGCGCGACGTCGCTCCATCTCGGTGTCGGGGCTGCGGCCCCGATCGACGCCCTCGGCCGCAGCGCGGTGCAGGCGCGCCAGGCGTTCGACGCGGCGTTTGACGCGGGGATCGGGGCTCAACGCTACGCGGAGCTTCCGACAGTGGACTTCGTGCTTGACGTGATCTCCGAGGATCATCGCACACAGCTGGGCGGGGTGCTTGACGAGTTGCGGGATGCTCGGGGCGAGCATGGGGAACTGCTCGAGACGCTGCTCGTGTTCCTCTCGGAGAACGGTGCGCACCGCGCGAGCGCGGCACGCCTGGGGATTCACAGGCAGACGCTGGTGTCGAGAATTCACCGAGTGGAGGAGCTCACGGGCCTGTCGATGTCGCGACCAGACGACCGCGCGGCGGCCTGGCTTGCACTGCGGGCGCTCGGACACGAGGCGTTCACGCAATAG
- a CDS encoding Ppx/GppA phosphatase family protein has protein sequence MRLGVIDVGSNTVHLLVVDAHPGASPNPYHSQRSTLRLMRYLDDDGAITEEGVTRIIAAIADAVKTVQEIGVDDLLATATSAIREAANGEEVLARIERETGLKLDVLSGEDEARITMLAVRRWLGWSAGEILLFDIGGGSFEIAQGADEYPDVQVSLPLGAGRSTIMYLPEDPPTAEGISRLRAHAREEFTRVRKEMFKGRPKPKRVVGTSKTIRSLARLIGGPPDPATGDLAELHYAGLREWEPTLRDMPGSVREYLPGITPERGYQIMAGAVVLRTAMKVFDVSTLTISPWALREGIVLRYIDALDGRGTDPVSEDN, from the coding sequence ATGCGACTCGGAGTCATCGACGTAGGTTCGAATACCGTTCATCTCCTCGTGGTTGACGCCCATCCTGGCGCGAGCCCGAACCCATACCACTCGCAGCGTTCGACGCTGCGGCTCATGCGCTACCTCGACGACGACGGTGCGATCACCGAAGAGGGTGTCACCCGGATCATCGCCGCGATCGCGGATGCAGTGAAGACCGTGCAGGAGATAGGCGTCGACGATCTTCTCGCGACGGCGACCTCCGCGATCCGTGAGGCTGCCAACGGTGAGGAAGTGCTCGCGCGGATCGAGCGCGAGACCGGTCTGAAGCTTGACGTGCTGTCGGGCGAGGACGAGGCGCGGATCACGATGCTTGCGGTGCGCCGCTGGCTGGGCTGGTCGGCGGGGGAGATTCTGCTCTTCGATATCGGTGGAGGATCGTTCGAGATCGCGCAGGGAGCAGACGAGTACCCCGACGTGCAGGTCTCCCTGCCACTCGGCGCTGGACGCTCGACGATCATGTACCTCCCAGAAGATCCACCCACAGCCGAGGGCATCTCCAGGCTGCGCGCGCACGCTCGCGAGGAGTTCACGCGGGTGCGCAAGGAGATGTTCAAGGGCAGGCCGAAGCCGAAGCGTGTCGTCGGCACGTCGAAGACGATCCGGTCACTCGCGCGCCTCATCGGTGGGCCACCCGACCCAGCGACTGGCGACCTTGCTGAGCTGCACTACGCAGGTCTTCGGGAGTGGGAGCCGACGCTGCGCGACATGCCGGGCTCGGTTCGCGAGTACCTGCCTGGGATCACGCCCGAGCGCGGCTACCAGATCATGGCAGGCGCCGTGGTGCTGCGCACGGCAATGAAGGTGTTCGATGTCTCGACTCTCACGATCTCGCCGTGGGCGTTGCGCGAGGGCATCGTGCTGCGCTACATCGATGCGCTCGATGGCCGCGGAACGGATCCGGTCTCGGAGGACAACTAA